From the genome of Rathayibacter sp. VKM Ac-2804:
GCTGAAGTGGGGGAGGGAGCACCCGGTCGACGGGGCGATCCTGCTCTCGCCGCCGCTGCACCGGGCCACGGACGACGAGGTCGCGGCCTGGGGCGAGGACGGCCGCCCGCTGGTCGCGCTGATCCCCGAGTTCGACGACTACCTGCGGCCGGAGGCGGCCGCCGAGCGGTTCGCGGCGGTCCCGCAGCTCGAGCTGGTCGCCGTCGAAGGCGGCAAGCACCTCTGGGTCGGCGAGGCGCAGACGCGCCGCGTGCTCGACGAGATCGTCCGGGTGGTGGCGCCGGAGTCGTCGCCGCTGCCGACGCAGTGGACGGGCGAGCTCGGCTGAGCCCGCCCGCGCCGGTCAGCGGCGCTTCGAGCCGCCGTCGTCCTTCGCGTCGTCGTCGTCCGAGTCGCCGGAGTCGTCCGACAGGCCGTCGATGTGCCCGATCAGGCCGCGCAGTCCGGTGACGTAGCCGGCGATCGCGTCGCGCTCGGTGCGGATCTCGTCGAGGCGGGACTCGGCCGTGTTCTGCAGCTCGCGGGTCCGGCGCTCGGCGTCGGCGATCATCTCGCGGGCGCGGTCGCGGGCGGAGTCGAGCAGCGCGTCCGACTCGTCCTGCGCCTCGCGGCGCAGACGCGTGACGTCGTCGAGGGCGTCGCTGCGGAGCGCGTCGGCCTCGAGCCGCTTGTCGTTCGCGCGGCGGATCGCGTCGGCGAGCTGGAGGTTCGACTCGTCGAGGTAGCGCTGCGTCTGCGCGACCGCCTCCTGGTGGCGGAGCAGGTAGTCGCGGTCCGCCTCCTCGCGGCGGGCGGCGAGCTCGACGACGAGGTCGATCCGGGCCTGCTCGACCTCGCGCGAGAGCGCGGCGGCCTCGTCGGACGCAGCGGAGCGCAGCGCGGCGAGCTCGGCGTCGAGGAGGGCGACGGCCTCCGCCCGGTCGCGGGCGAGCTCGGTGCGCAGATCGGCGAGCTCGCGGGCTCCCTCGGCGCGGCCGGTGGCGAGCTCCGCGGCCAGGTCGGCGCGGCCGGAGAGGATCTCGGCCTCGAGGTCGGCGCGGGCGGCCAGCACCTCGGCCTCGACGGCGGCGCGCGCCTCGGCGACCTCGGCGGTCACCGCGGCGCGCAGGCGGTCGACCTCGGAGGCGACCTCGGCGCGCAGCAGCTCGTTGCTCTGCGCCAGGCGGGCGGCCTCGGCGCGGGCGACCTCGACCTCGCGGGCGGCGACGGCGCGCATCTCCGCGGCCTCGCGGCCCGCCTCCGAGCGGATGGCGGCGGCCTCGCGCTTGGCGGTCGCGCGGGTCTCGGCGGCCTCGGTGGCGACGGTGCCGCGGATGGCGGCGGCCTCGCGGACGGCGTCCTGCGTCATCACATCGCGGTCGTCGGCGGCCTTGCCGAGCGTCGCGGCGGCCTGGGCCTCCGACTCCTCGCGGGTGCGGTCGGCGCGGCGGCGGGCCTCCGTGACGAGGCGCTCGGCCTCGTCGCGGGCGTCCTTCAGCAGTCCGTCGCGGTCGTCGCGGGTGGAGCGGCGCAGCGCGGAGGCGTCGTTCTCGGCCTGCGCGATGATGCGCTCCGACTGCTCCTCCGCCACGCGCAGGGTGTGCTCGAGCTTCGCGCCGAGGCCCGCGTAGGTGGGCGCGCCGACCTGCTGCAGCTCCTTCTCCAGCCCGTCGATGCGGGAGGCGAGGCGCTTGGACTCGCGACCGCTCTCGGCGGCCTGGGTGTTGGCGTGGATGAGCTCGCGGCGCAGACCCTGGATCGCCTTATCGACCTCGTCCCGGTCGTAACCACGGAACACCTGGGTGAATTCGGCCTCGTCGCTTGCCACGTCGTCTCCTCCGGAACACGGCCGCGGTGGGGTCGCGGCACTCCAGGGAGTTTAGTCAGCGGGTGCCTCCGGGCCCGGGCCGACACCCGCACCGCGCGCTCGGCGATCGGGGCTCTCGGCCGATCCCTGGGTTCGGCGGAAGCCATCCGCTAACCTGGACTGTCTTTGTCTGTTGCCGTCGCGCCCCGGTCCGGCCGTCACCGGAGCCGTCCCGGGCCGTCACCCCCGATCCGGCAACGCAGGAGGAGTTCTTTCGTGCGGTTCGTCTTCGCCATCATCGCCACCGTCATCGCCGCGGCGCTCATCGCGCTCGGCATCGGCCAGCGGACGGTGTGGGCTCCACCGGAGTCGCTCACCGCGCAGACCGCGCTCGAGTCCGACGCACCGTACGCCGTCATCGACGGCAGCACGCTCGGTGCCAACCCGGGTCGGCAGACGATCACCGTCGAGGGCGAGGGCGACCTCGTGATGGCGTACGCGCCGACGACCGACGTGATGGGCTGGGTCGGCGGCTCCGACTACGACCGCATCGACTACGCGACGAGCGAGGACGGCGCCGACTCCCTGCGCGCCGAGCAGGAGACCGGGACGGCGCCGGCCCTCGCGTCCGACGTCGCCGACGCGGACGCCGCCGTCGTCGATCCCCGCGGCTCCGACCTCTGGCTCGAGCAGTTCGAGGGCTCCGGCAGCATCACCGTCGCGCTCGACCTGCCCGAGGACGTCTCGCTCCTCGTCGCGACCGACGGGACCGCGCCGGCCGCGAGCGACATCCGCGTGAGCTGGCCGGTCGACACGGCCACGCCGTGGGCCGGGCCGCTGCTGGCCGGCGGCGCCCTCTTCCTCCTGATCGGCCTCGTCCTCTACATCTGGGCGTTCCTGCACCTGCGCCGCCAGCACGGCCCCCGGCGCAAGGGCCCGCAGGGCAAGGTCCCGCGCGGCGCCCGCCTGCCCCGGGCCCGCGCCGGCATCCAGTCCTCGATCGCCTCGGACCGGCCGTCGCGCCGACGCCGGCTCCTCGTGCTCCCGATCGCACTGGGCGTGACCCTGCTGCTCGCCGGCTGCAGCTCCGACTACTGGCCCGATCTCGCTGCGGGCGCGTCCGAGACGCCGACCGCCTCGGCCACCGCGACCGCGGGTGCCGAGCCCGTCGCGGCCGAGCCCACTCCGGTGGTGACCACGCAGCAGGCCGAGGCGATCGTGGCCTCGGTGTCCGAGGTCGCCGCCGCGGCCGACGCGGCCCGCGACGCGAACATCCTCGCCGAGCGCTTCCAGGGCGAGGCGCTCACCGAGCGCACCACCAATTACGAGGTCCTCACCAAGGGCGGCACGATCGACGCGCCCCAGGCGATCCCGGCGTCCCCGGTGAGCCTCGTGCTGCCGCAGGACACCGACAGCTGGCCGCGGCTGGTCACGGCCGTCGTGCAGAACACCGCCGACGCGACCCAGGCGCCGATCGCGCTGATGATGAGCCAGGCCAGCCCGCGCGTCGACTACAAGGTCGACTACGCGATCTCGCTCGAGGCCAACGCGCGGATCCCCGACGTCGCCCCGGTCACCGTCGGCACCTCGATCGTCGCCCCCGACTCGAAGCTGATGACCCTGGCGCCGGAGAACGTCGGCACGGCGTACGCCGACATCCTCGCGAACGGCGACGCCAGCCAGTACGCCGGCACCTTCTCGGGCGACGGCGACACCCTGCGCGGCCAGGTGGGCGTCGACAAGAAGAACGCGGATCGCGCGGCCCTGCCGGACACCGCGTCGATCGAGTTCACCAACGCGGCCGGCACCTCGCCCACCATCGCCCTCGCGACGAACGACTCGGGCGCGCTGGTCGCCGCGAGCATCGCCGAGACCGCGACGGTCCGCCCGACCGCCGAGGGCTCGACCGTCTCGACGTCCGGCGCCTCGCAGACCCTGCTCGGCATCGACAAGTCGACCACGGGCATCGCGACCACCTACGGTTATCAGTTGCTGTTCTACGTACCGCCCGTCGGATCGGAGGAGAAGATCGTCATGCTCGGATGGAGCCAAGGACTCGTCTCGGTGGTGCAGCTGCCGTGAGCACCCCCCTGCCCCCGCTGCCCGGAAACCTCCGCGGCGCCGTCGACCTGTCCACCCTCGTCAACCGGCGCACCCCGCCGTCAGCGCCCGCCGCAGCGGCCGGCGGTGCGGACGCACCCCAGGGGCCGCCCGTCACCAACCCGCTGCTGCTGTCGGCCGGCGACGCCGAGTTCGACCAGGTCGTCCAGCTGTCCTCGCGCGTCCCCGTGATCGTGGACCTGCGCGGCTCGTGGTCCGACCAGAGCCTGAGCATGACCGCTCTGCTCGAGAAGGTCGTCATCTCCTACGCGGGCGCGCTCGTGCTGGTCGGAGTCGACGTCGAGTCGAGCCCGCAGCTCGCGCAGGCCTTCCAGGTGCAGTCGGTCCCGACGATCGCCGCCGTCATCGCCGGCCGCCCGGTGCCGATGTTCAACGGCCTGATCACCGAGGAGCAGCTGCGCGACCTGCTCGAGCAGGTGCTGCAGCTCGCCGCGCAGCAGGGCGTCACCGGCACCGTCCCGGTCGACCCGGCCGCCGGTGCCGAGCCGGGCGCCGAGCCCGCGCCGGAGCCGCTGCCCCCGCACCACCAGGAGGCGTACGACGCGATCGACCGCGGCGACTACTCCGCCGCGATCACCGAGTACGAGACCGCCATCGCGCAGAACCCGCGCGACGACCTCGCCGTCGCCGGACTCGCCCAGGTCAGGCTGCTCCAGCGCCTGCAGGGGCGCACCCTCGACGACATCCGCTCGACCGCGGCCGCCGAGCCCGCGAACCTCGACGCGCAGCTCGCCGTCGCCGACCTCGACGTCTCCGGCGGACACGTGGAGGACGCCTTCGACCGCCTCCTCTCGATGTACCCGCGCCTCGAAGCCGACGGCAAGGCGAGCGTCCGCGCCCGCCTGCTCGAGCTCTTCGAGATCGTCGGCACGACCGACCCGCGCGTGAACAAGGCGCGGGCGCGCCTGACGGGGCTGCTGTACTGAAGTGCGGGAGGAGCGCGAGCGCTCCTCCCGCCGCGGTCGGCCGGTCGCAGGGTCGCGGACCGCAGAGCGTCCTGCGTCCGACTCGCGAGGAACGCCGGCACGCGGGTCTCGGTGATCGCCTTCGGGGACTCGGGTGGTTCGGAGGCGGTGGGCTCGGGAGTCGCTGTCCCTCGGCGCAACTGCTGGCATGCCGACTCGGGCCCGCTGCGACGTCGCGCCCCCTTGCTGGACGAGTGGCCCCGGAGAGGCGCATCGAGACCACCTCCTCTGTCCGGGCGAGGGCGATCGACTCGGCGAGACCCGGGGCTGAACGGGCCGCCGTGCGAGCTGCTCCACCCGCGAGGGGCTCCGCGTCGGAGGTCGCGTCCTGAGCTCTCTCGCTGGGCGGGTGCCCCGGAGGGGCGCTTCGAGATGCGCCTTCGATCGGGGTGGAGGCCGTCCTCTGCGGGGAACGGAGGGTCTAGACGGCCGCACCGCGGGTCTGTCCCGGCGCGGGGGACTCCGCGGCGAGCAGGGCGGAGAGGCGGGTCGCGTCGGGGGAGCCGGGGGCGGCGGAGTAGAGGACGAGGCGCAGGGTGGAGGCGGCGGGGCGGAGGACGTCGCCGTCGAGGGTCATCGTGCCGGCCGACGGGTGCTCGAGCCGCTTGGTGGCACCCCGGTACTCGACGGGACGGGCGGTCCGCCAGCGCTGCGCGAAATCGGTGCTGCGCGACAGGAGGTCCTGCACGAGCTCCTCGAGCTCGGCGTCCTCGCGATGCTCGACCGAGGCGACGCGCAGATCGCCGACGAGGGCGTCCCGGTACTGCTCGCGCTGCTCCGCATCCACCCACACCGGCGACGTGTCGCGGGTGAACTCGAACCAGACCTGATTGCTTCCGCGTCCGGGCAGCTCCATCGGATCGCCCATCAGCGCGGACCACGCGGAGTTCCACTCGAGCAGCCACCAGTCGGCGGCGTACACGGCGACGGGCAGCTGCGGCAGGCGGTCGACCAGCCGCTGGACCCTCGGCGGGACCGAGCGATCGACCGCTGACGCCGGCGCGGCCAGGCCGGCGGCGCGGTACAGGACGGCCGACTCGGAAGAGCCGAGCCGCAGGGCGCGCACGAGGGCGGCGACCACCGTGGGCGAGGGGCTCGAGGACCGGCCCTGCTCGAGCTGCACGAGGTAGTCGACGGAGATGCCCGCGAGGGCCGCCAGCTCCTCGCGGCGCAGACCCGGCGACCGGCGCGAGCGCTCGGCCGGCGCGCGGGCGCCGGGTGCGCTGCGGTCCCGCCACTCGCGCAGCAGCGCGGAGAAGCCCGCCGAGCGGTCCCGCTCCTGCTGCTCGATCGTCATGCTCCCAGTCAACCGCACGGGCGGAGTCCGCGAGGGTGGTGCCGGCGGTCCCAGGGTCGAGCGTCGCCTTCCTCGCTGCGTCGCGACGGAGGAGCGTGGACGGCATGACAGACATCACCCTCATCACCGGAGCGAACAAGGGCATCGGCCGCGAGACGGCCCGCCGACTGATCGACGCCGGCCACACCGTCCTCCTCGCCGCCCGCGATCCGGAGCGGGGCCGTGCCGCCGCCGGCGAGCTCGGCGGCGTCTTCGTCCCGCTCGACGTCACTGACCAGGTCAGCGTCGACGCCGCCGCGGATCTCGTCCGCTCCCAGTACGGGCGCCTCGACGTCCTGATCGACAACGCGGGAGTCACCGGCGCGTTCGCCCCGCTGGAGGAGGCCTCGCTCGGTGACGTCGAGGCGGTCTTCGCGACGAACGTGCTCGGCGTGATCCGGGTCACCAACGCCTTCGTGCCACTGCTGCGCCGGTCGGAGAACGCCCGCATCGTCACCGTCTCCTCCGGCGTCGGCTCGTTCCAGGACACGATCGAGCACGACTACTCCGACTGGCGGGTGGTGCCGCCGGTCTACGCGGTGTCGAAGACGGCTCTGACCATGCTGACGCTGAAGTACGCGGACGCGCTCCCCACGATGCGGGTGAACGCCGCCGACCCGGGCTACACCCGCACCGATCTCAACGGAGGAGCCGGCCAGCACGACGTCACGGCGGGGACCGACGCGATCGTCCGGCTGGCCACCCTGGCCGCGGACGGACCGACGGGCACCGTGAGCAACCGGGACGGCGTGCTGCGCTGGTAGCGCGACGAGCATCCGCGGGCCGGCAGCGGCGCCCGGCAGGTCGCCCTCAGCTGCAGGGGCACCCCTCGGAGCGGGGAGCGACGATGCTGCGCTGGTGGCCGAGCACCTCGCGGGCCACGGTCGGCAGGCCGAGACCGGACGCGTCCGCCTCGGCGCGCAGCGTGACGAAGGCGAGGTCGGCGGAGATCCGCAGGCTCGCGCTCAGGAAGCCGACGGCCTGGAGGACGGCCGCCTCCTCGTCCGTGACGTCGGGCAGGGACTCCACCCAGGCGACGAACACGCCGTCGACGGAATCCTCAGGCACCGAGTCCGCCGTTCTCGAGGGCTCCGGACGGCTCGTCGGGTGCGATCCGCCGACCGGCGGGTCGGCGGCGCCGGAGGGCGATCCCGTGAGGAGGGACGGTGCCGCTCGCCCAGCGGCGGCTCGTGGGGGTCGGGGGAGGTGGCTGCATCCCCTCCAGTGTCACCGAAGCGGTGACAGAAAGGGAAAGGGCTTGCCGGAAGCGGGTGCGCCGGGCCGGGGCGACGTGCCGGCGCGGCGTGCCGTGCAGCGGCGGGACGTCCCGGGGCTCGGCTGGAGGTGCGATCCGGCGAGCGGGGTCGATACGACGGTCCACGAGCACCCCCTCCGGCGCATCGATCCTCGTCGGAGCGGGCCGGTCGTGGAGGTGGCCCATGCTGGTCGTCCTGTCTGCCGGGGTCTGGGGCGTGGTCGGAGTGTCGTCTCGTCGCAGACACGGTAACTTTCTTGTCGGGATCCCCTTCCTGCTCGGGTGTCCGCTGAGCGCACACCTGAGCGCACACCTCGCGCACGGCGAGGCCGCTCCGGGCGGAGGACATCGCGGATCGGGACGGGCGGGGGGCGGCGGTGGCGGAGCAGCGCACGAGAGCGCGGCATGACGACTGATCCGGCGTCCGGCACGGCGCTCGAGGATCGGGGGAGCATCCGCATCGAGGCGGTCGGCGCCGACCTGGAGCGCGCCTCCGAGGTCCTCGGCGGCTTCTATGCGGGGACGGGCTGGACGGTGCAGTCCACGGAGCAGCCGTTCTCGTTCCGCTACGCGGCACTGGGGGACCCGGTGATGACGCTGCGCACCTCGCAGATGCGCGGGTCGACCACCGGCGAGGACCCGGCCGGCGGCGACTACGTCGTGCAGTGGCTGGTCGAGGGCAGGGCGACGGTCGACGTCCACCGCGACGCGATGCCGATGACCCGCGGGGTCCCGCTGCTGAATCCCGCCCACCGCCCGTTCGTCTTCTCCTACGCCGACTACGACCAGAAGCTCGTGCACCTGAGCCGACAGCACGTCGACCGCAGCGCACGGGAGCTCGGCTACCGCCGCACCGGCGGTCTCCGCTTCGACCACCTGCACCGCCACGGTGCGGCGGCGTCGGCCCAGTGGCACGCCGTGATCGGCGAGATCTCGACGGCCGTCCGCACCGGCCGCGTCACGCCGCTGCTCTGGGACCGGCTGACTCGTCGCTCGGCCACCGCGTTCCTCGAGCTGTACCCGCCCGAGGGGGCCGCTCTGCCGGAGGTGCTGCTCGCGCCCCGCAACGGGAGCGTCCGATCCGCGGTCGAGTTCGTGCACGAGAACGCTCATCTGCCGATCGGACCGATCGAGATCGCCGCGGCCGCGCACCTCAGCGTCCGCGGGCTACAGGTCGCGTTCCAGCGCCTGCTCGGCACGACGCCGCTGCAGTACGTCCGGGACGTCCGCCTCGACCGGGTGCACGCGGACCTGCGCCTCGGCGACCCGGCGCGCTCGAGCGTCGCCCTCACGGCGCGCCGCTGGGGCTTCGGGCATCTCGGCCGCTTCTCGGCCGCGTACGCCTCGCGCTTCGGCGAGTACCCGAGCAGCACGCTCGGCCGCTGAAGCGGCGCGCGGGGGACGGCGGCGCCGAGCAGCGCATCACTCGTCGCCGCCCGTCTCGGCGTGCGGGGCGCCGACCGCCTTCGACTCCGGGGAGCCGCGCTCGCGGAGGTAGACCGAGAGCGCCGCCATGCTGCCCACCGCGAGGAACTCGGACTGCCAGTTCTGCAGTGTGCGGCTCCAGAAGTCGGCGGAGGCGAGGTACTCGCCCCAGGAGACCGGCGCCGACAGGTCCAGGAGCTGCTGCTCGTCGTAGGCGACGTGCCCGGCGACCGACTGCGCGAGCCAGGAGCCGGCGAAGACCGCCCCCATCACGATCAGCAGGGAGTGCGCGTAGAGCCGGCGCCGGAGGCCGCCGGGGAGCTTCGCGGGCCGCGGGGAGGACTCCTCGGCCCACGGCCCCATGCGCTGCTCCTGCTCCGTGGCGCGGCCCGCCTCGCCGGGTGCCTTCGACTCCGAGGAGCCGCGCTGCACGAACCAGACCGTCGCCGCGATGTAGAGGAAGAACTGCAGGTACTCCGACTGCCAGTTCTCGGCGATGTCGGCGACGAAGGTCGACGACGTGAGGTAGCGCGCGTACGTCACCGGCTCGAGCCCGGCGACGCGGAGGTCGTCGAGGTAGACGAGGAACCCGGCGGCCGGCTGGCCGGCCAGCGACAGCACGAAGAGTCCGCCGAAGACGAGGGTCAGCGAGTTCTCGCGCAGGAAGCCACGACCGGCGCCGGCGTGCCGCTCGGAACCGAGCGCCCGGGTCACGGCGCTCATCGGTGCAGCAGCCCCGTCGCGAGGAAGAAGACGAGACCGGCGCCGAGGAGGGTCAGGCAGCCGAGGAAGACCCCGCGCATCATGAGCCGTCGATCGCGCAGTCGAAGGGGCGGTCCTCGCCGGTCGCCGTGCATCCCGCGGCGCGCACGCGCCAGCCGTCGCCGCTCGCCGCGAGGAAGACGGTGTCGCCGCCCAGCTCGACCACGGCGGCCTGGCCGAAGGCCTCGGCGCGGGGGGAGCCCGCGGCGGCCGGGTCGAGGTCGAGCGCGAGGATCGCGTCGGGGCACGCCGCCGAGGCCGCATCGGCCTCGACGACCGCCTCGGCCGCCCGCGGGGTCAGCACCGCGCATGCGGCGGAGCCGTCGCCCGCCGCCAGCGCCTCCTCGAACGCCGCCGCGGTGGCACCGGCCGCCGCCGTGTCCGGGTGCGAGGCCGGCGCATCCGGCCAAGGGCAGGACGAGCGCACCGACGAGTGCGCGGGTGCGTCTGCTCGACGCGGCGGGGGAGCGGGACATCGGACGACCTCCTCGACTGGCACGAGTCCGGCGTCGACGACGCTAGTCCGACGGAGCGGCCGCGATCGAGGATCTTGACAGCGGCGCTGCGCGCGCCCTCAGGGGCGGTAGAGCGCCCACTCGTCCCGGGGCAGCTCGCGCAGCTCGTCGACGACCCGCAGTCGCCAGGTCGCCGGAGTGTGCCCCTCCAGGCGCCCGTGCACGGTCTCGCTGGTCCAGCCGTCGCGGGTGCGGGTGTAGCGGATGAATCGGACGTGCCGGCCCTCGAGGGGTGCTCCGCTGGTCGCCATTCCTCGATCGTCCCCGATCGAGGCGGCGGTTATCCGATCTTGACAATCAGGCGGGGCGCCGGATCCCACGGCGGACCGCCCCGGCGTCGTCGCGCGCGAGGCGCCGACCCGCCGCCCGGTACCACTGCGCGCAGAAGACGACGACGACCACCGCCTCCAGCCAGCCGCCCGCTGTGGACATCAGCTCCGCGCCCGCCCGCACGTCGGCGGCGTCGAGGAACGCGGGCGGCCGGGCCCAGAGCTGCTTGGCGAGGATCGCGTGCGAGGCCGTCGCGAGGACGACCGCGACCACCTGCGTCGCGCGAGCGGGCGGATGGGGGCGGGGGTCGACGCCGATGATCGCGGCGGTGAAGAGGCAGCCGGCGAGGAGGAGGTGCGCGTGCACGAGGACGTGCAGCAGCGGCGCCGCGTGCATCGTCTCGAGGAGCGGAGTGCGGTACAGCAGCTGGAGCCCGCCCGCGCTGAGGAGGGTCGCGGTGATCGGGTGGGCGAGGACGCGGGCGGGCGCGCTGCGCAGCAGCCGGGTCAGGCGCCGGGCGGGGGTCGTGCTCAGCGTCCGCAGGGCCAGGGTGACGGGGGCGGCGAGGACGAGCAGCACCGGCGCGAGCATGCCGGCGAGCAGGTGGGCGGCCATGTGCGCGGTGAAGCTCGACTGCGCAGCGACGGCGAGAGGTCCGACGACGGCCGCGGCGGCGCAGGCGATCCCCGCCGTCCACAGCACGACGCGGTACACCGGCCAGGGTCGGCCCCGGCGGCGGGACACCGCGGCGGCGCCGGCGTAGGCGAGCACGCCCGAGACCGCGAGCAGGAGCAGGACCGGCTCGAGGGGGACGGCGTGGCCGTGGGCGTGGCCCGGTCCGTCGAGCGCGGACGGGATCACGACGCCTCGCGCCTCCGCGCGGCGGCCGTCCTCGCCCGCACGAGCAGCACGACCCCCGCGAGGATCAGCACTGCGGCGACGGTGTTCCACACCAGGTCGTAGGGCAGCAGGTCGTCGACGTACCGGATCTGATGCAGACCGAGCAGCTTGTGCTGAACGGTGCCGTCGTAGAGCTGGAACGCACCGGCGCCGAGGAGCACCGCTCCACTCCAGCGCAGCGGCTCCAGCGCCCCGCGCCGCCGCAGATCCGCGAAGAGGAACAGACCTCCGATCGCCGCGAACCAGCCCACGGCGTGGAAGATCCCGTCCGAGACGAGCCCGAGCTCCGACGTGCCGAGGTCGAAGAAGTGGTGCCAGTGCAGCAGCTGGTGGAACACGGTCTCGTCGACGAACGCCGCGAGGCCGAGGCCGAAGAGCGCGCCGGACCACACGTTCCGGGACACGCGCGATCCGTGGGCGCGCCCGGACCCGTCCGCCGTGCGGGAGGTGGGAGTGCTCGATGCCGTCATGGCTCGACGATCTCCCGCGCTCGCGACCGCCGACCAGGGGGTTGCCGGCGGCGGAGCGCGCCCGGAGCCGACCCACCGCCGTGTCCCCGTGCTCGCGCGCAATCCGCGACGATCGGATGTTGCACGATCGCCGCAGCCGGACATGTACCTGTGACTCCGCGAAAGGGGAACCATGAGCATCCGCTCCCGCGACGACTTCTCCGAGCTGTACCGAGCCCAGTACGACGACGTCCTCCGCTTCGTCCGCCGCCGCGCACCCGCCGCGACCGTGGACGACATCGTGGGCGAGACGTTCCTCGCCGCCTGGCGCCGGCGGCAGGAGCTGCCCGAGGACGCCCGCCCGTGGCTGTTCGGCACCGCCCGGAACGCGATCCTCAACGCGGCGCGCGGTGAGAACCGGCAGCAGGCGCTCGCCGTGCGGATCGGGACCCTCGCGCCCGAGGAGCGCGCCGATCCGTCGATCAACGACCGCCTCGACCTCGAGAGCGCCTGGAAGCGGCTGCCCCTCGGGGAGCAGGAGGCCCTCGCCCTGCACGTCTGGGAGGACCTCCCGCAGACCGACGCCGCCCAGGTCCTCGGCTGCAGCCGCGCCGCCTACGCGATGCGGCTCACCCGCGCGAAGCGGCGCCTGGCGGCGCTGCTCGCCGCCACCGAACCCTCCCTCCTCTCCGGCACGGCAGAACGGACCCTCTGATGACCGACCAGCTCCCCGACCTGCTCCGCTCGGCCGACGCCGAGCCTCGCACCGCCCTCAGCACCGCCGAGGTCTCCCGCCGGGAGGCCCTCCTCGCCGAGATCCTCGCCGACGAGGAGGCGCCCGCCCAGTCCTTCCGCCGGAAGGACTGGGCGGTCGCGGGCGCGGCGACCCTGCTCCTCGCTGCGGCCGCTGCCGCCGCCGTCATCGTCGTGGCCCCCGGGCTGATCCCGGGTGCGGGCTCCACCGGTCTGAACGGCGGGGTGCTCGCCTCCTGGACCGGCGTCCCCGAGCGGATCCTCCCTGACTCGCCGCTCGGCAGCGGGGCGACCCGGTGGTGCGAGTCGAGTCTCGACGGGGTGAACGCCGAGGCCGGCCCGATCGCGCTCTCGCACCT
Proteins encoded in this window:
- a CDS encoding DivIVA domain-containing protein translates to MASDEAEFTQVFRGYDRDEVDKAIQGLRRELIHANTQAAESGRESKRLASRIDGLEKELQQVGAPTYAGLGAKLEHTLRVAEEQSERIIAQAENDASALRRSTRDDRDGLLKDARDEAERLVTEARRRADRTREESEAQAAATLGKAADDRDVMTQDAVREAAAIRGTVATEAAETRATAKREAAAIRSEAGREAAEMRAVAAREVEVARAEAARLAQSNELLRAEVASEVDRLRAAVTAEVAEARAAVEAEVLAARADLEAEILSGRADLAAELATGRAEGARELADLRTELARDRAEAVALLDAELAALRSAASDEAAALSREVEQARIDLVVELAARREEADRDYLLRHQEAVAQTQRYLDESNLQLADAIRRANDKRLEADALRSDALDDVTRLRREAQDESDALLDSARDRAREMIADAERRTRELQNTAESRLDEIRTERDAIAGYVTGLRGLIGHIDGLSDDSGDSDDDDAKDDGGSKRR
- a CDS encoding tetratricopeptide repeat protein, whose translation is MSTPLPPLPGNLRGAVDLSTLVNRRTPPSAPAAAAGGADAPQGPPVTNPLLLSAGDAEFDQVVQLSSRVPVIVDLRGSWSDQSLSMTALLEKVVISYAGALVLVGVDVESSPQLAQAFQVQSVPTIAAVIAGRPVPMFNGLITEEQLRDLLEQVLQLAAQQGVTGTVPVDPAAGAEPGAEPAPEPLPPHHQEAYDAIDRGDYSAAITEYETAIAQNPRDDLAVAGLAQVRLLQRLQGRTLDDIRSTAAAEPANLDAQLAVADLDVSGGHVEDAFDRLLSMYPRLEADGKASVRARLLELFEIVGTTDPRVNKARARLTGLLY
- a CDS encoding helix-turn-helix transcriptional regulator, encoding MTIEQQERDRSAGFSALLREWRDRSAPGARAPAERSRRSPGLRREELAALAGISVDYLVQLEQGRSSSPSPTVVAALVRALRLGSSESAVLYRAAGLAAPASAVDRSVPPRVQRLVDRLPQLPVAVYAADWWLLEWNSAWSALMGDPMELPGRGSNQVWFEFTRDTSPVWVDAEQREQYRDALVGDLRVASVEHREDAELEELVQDLLSRSTDFAQRWRTARPVEYRGATKRLEHPSAGTMTLDGDVLRPAASTLRLVLYSAAPGSPDATRLSALLAAESPAPGQTRGAAV
- a CDS encoding SDR family NAD(P)-dependent oxidoreductase; translated protein: MTDITLITGANKGIGRETARRLIDAGHTVLLAARDPERGRAAAGELGGVFVPLDVTDQVSVDAAADLVRSQYGRLDVLIDNAGVTGAFAPLEEASLGDVEAVFATNVLGVIRVTNAFVPLLRRSENARIVTVSSGVGSFQDTIEHDYSDWRVVPPVYAVSKTALTMLTLKYADALPTMRVNAADPGYTRTDLNGGAGQHDVTAGTDAIVRLATLAADGPTGTVSNRDGVLRW
- a CDS encoding ANTAR domain-containing protein: MPEDSVDGVFVAWVESLPDVTDEEAAVLQAVGFLSASLRISADLAFVTLRAEADASGLGLPTVAREVLGHQRSIVAPRSEGCPCS
- a CDS encoding helix-turn-helix transcriptional regulator, with protein sequence MTTDPASGTALEDRGSIRIEAVGADLERASEVLGGFYAGTGWTVQSTEQPFSFRYAALGDPVMTLRTSQMRGSTTGEDPAGGDYVVQWLVEGRATVDVHRDAMPMTRGVPLLNPAHRPFVFSYADYDQKLVHLSRQHVDRSARELGYRRTGGLRFDHLHRHGAAASAQWHAVIGEISTAVRTGRVTPLLWDRLTRRSATAFLELYPPEGAALPEVLLAPRNGSVRSAVEFVHENAHLPIGPIEIAAAAHLSVRGLQVAFQRLLGTTPLQYVRDVRLDRVHADLRLGDPARSSVALTARRWGFGHLGRFSAAYASRFGEYPSSTLGR
- a CDS encoding DUF6766 family protein → MSAVTRALGSERHAGAGRGFLRENSLTLVFGGLFVLSLAGQPAAGFLVYLDDLRVAGLEPVTYARYLTSSTFVADIAENWQSEYLQFFLYIAATVWFVQRGSSESKAPGEAGRATEQEQRMGPWAEESSPRPAKLPGGLRRRLYAHSLLIVMGAVFAGSWLAQSVAGHVAYDEQQLLDLSAPVSWGEYLASADFWSRTLQNWQSEFLAVGSMAALSVYLRERGSPESKAVGAPHAETGGDE
- a CDS encoding cytochrome c oxidase assembly protein produces the protein MIPSALDGPGHAHGHAVPLEPVLLLLAVSGVLAYAGAAAVSRRRGRPWPVYRVVLWTAGIACAAAAVVGPLAVAAQSSFTAHMAAHLLAGMLAPVLLVLAAPVTLALRTLSTTPARRLTRLLRSAPARVLAHPITATLLSAGGLQLLYRTPLLETMHAAPLLHVLVHAHLLLAGCLFTAAIIGVDPRPHPPARATQVVAVVLATASHAILAKQLWARPPAFLDAADVRAGAELMSTAGGWLEAVVVVVFCAQWYRAAGRRLARDDAGAVRRGIRRPA
- a CDS encoding DUF2243 domain-containing protein, with amino-acid sequence MSRNVWSGALFGLGLAAFVDETVFHQLLHWHHFFDLGTSELGLVSDGIFHAVGWFAAIGGLFLFADLRRRGALEPLRWSGAVLLGAGAFQLYDGTVQHKLLGLHQIRYVDDLLPYDLVWNTVAAVLILAGVVLLVRARTAAARRREAS
- a CDS encoding RNA polymerase sigma factor; this translates as MSIRSRDDFSELYRAQYDDVLRFVRRRAPAATVDDIVGETFLAAWRRRQELPEDARPWLFGTARNAILNAARGENRQQALAVRIGTLAPEERADPSINDRLDLESAWKRLPLGEQEALALHVWEDLPQTDAAQVLGCSRAAYAMRLTRAKRRLAALLAATEPSLLSGTAERTL